The proteins below come from a single Mytilus edulis chromosome 5, xbMytEdul2.2, whole genome shotgun sequence genomic window:
- the LOC139524553 gene encoding eggshell protein-like, whose product MKATLAVVAVLGLFALNCVSADGYGNGGGYMKGGWSGYGNQGYGMGGYQGYGKSGGYHGYSGYGKKGGYVDEITHNQPLPVYGGALAGPYAGGYGGGLAGGIGGGMDGGLFGQGGGLLMFFVLLLLLSNNNGNGLFGR is encoded by the exons ATGAAAGCCACACTTGCCGTTGTCGCCGTCTTGGGTCTGTTTGCTCTGAACTGTGTTAGTGCTGATGGTTACGGCAATGGAGGTGGATACATGAAGGGTGGATGGTCCGGGTATGGTAATCAAGGATACGGAATGGGAGGTTACCAAGGATATGGCAAATCAGGTGGTTACCATGGATACTCCGGATATGGAAAGAAGGGAGGCTACGTTGACGAAATCACACACAACCAACCGCTCCCAGTTTATGGAGGCGCTCTGGCTGGTCCATATGCCGGTGGTTATGGTGGAGGACTGGCCGGTGGTATTGGTGGAGGGATGGACGGTGGTCTGTTCGGACAAGGTGGAGGCCTCC TGATGTTTTTCGTCTTGCTTCTCCTTTTGAGCAACAACAATGGCAATGGTTTGTTCGGTCGTTAA